DNA sequence from the Vicia villosa cultivar HV-30 ecotype Madison, WI linkage group LG3, Vvil1.0, whole genome shotgun sequence genome:
TAAGGATTATTTGAAAACTTGCAATAAGCTCCATGTCCATTTTTGTGGAAGCAAATTACTTTCTTTATAGCTCTGCCACATAAAATCATTATCATAAATTAGATGAAAAATAAATGAACTCATAAAATTAGAGTAAAGTTCTACCAAGAGATCAATGAAATAACATACACCATGCTTGTGGAGGAAGTTATAGTATATCCAACTGTAAGACCTGCAAGTTTTCCATACTGGATCAATCCACAAAACACGTGCATTGTTCCACCTAGGTATGCATGCACAGCTTGCATGTAAGTGTAGTTTCTTTTACCATTTACTGGGTCTGGATATCTATAACAATCAGCTATAAGATTGTAAGTGTAAATGGAAATGGATGAAAATGTGATCATAATGGTTATGCCAGCTATCCATCCAAGTTGAGCAATTGCCCATGCTAGAGCCAAAACTCCTGCACCTACTACCACTGTTATAACGTGTGTTGTTGCTGTCAACACATTCCCTACAACCAAAAATATCCAATAAAAAATGCatgaaatatttatatataatataatagtaTCTAACTTTCTATTTCATTTACTTAATCTATTTGTGTACTCTGTTTTTACATTTTCACAATTTTAGTCATATATTAATTTTACAAACAACATCGAAGAAATGTGAGAATTTGATTCCTATAAAAACAAATATCTAACTAATTTGTCAATATTTAAAAGGTTATTTCTATTAGAATTATCAATAGTTCTTGACTAGTGAGGATGCCAACGCATATATAATGGCTAGGAATATGAGTAACTATGATTTGCTTGTTGAgcacttttttttttacaaaaaaaaaaaacgagaGTCAAACTTCATGTGTTTGGCACAACCATGAAAGACGGGGTTGTGAGCAAGTGCAATAGTGTTCATTTAGCGGGTCTGTTTACTTCCAATTACTATCAAGGTGATTCAAAATGGTGGATTTATTGATATAAAAGTCGTAATCAATTGTCTGATTTTAATGATGAAAACTTCTGATATACAACGATATTTAATGAAGTCTTTTTTTCTTAAAGATAGCTCAAGTGGTCAAAGATGCTCTCCGTACAAAGATGTTTTATCAATTTATCCTTTTGATTATGCTCTTTTTCAAATGCCTAGGAAATCAAGTCATCTCTTTGAAGTCAACAATGTTGTCCAATGACATTCAAATGAATACTTGTGTTTTAAGTTTCTTCGGTGGTTTGGACTGTCAAGTCTCAACTCTCCAAAATCAACTTAAACACATCTCTGGCCTCATTGAGCCAAAGATACAAATTTCGTTGTGATGCTAAATTCAAAGTTCttggaagtgtgaaagctcgcatAGTCGTGTTTGTCTAAGTGACCAGATTCTTGTAAAGGCACAAGAATATTTCTGCAATTACTAAGGTAAAATCACACACACGCTTAAAACCTTTGAGAAGACTCTCTTAATTCAccactacaaataatacattttatgacaaagctttcacctcaaccaaaaaaaaaaacgatGTATAACTCCAAGACGCgccgttttttttttttaaatatcatttatatCCTCTGTTTTTGAATATAACCGAGGGAAAAACTAAATCAAAACATGCTTCAAATTCCAACAAatgcagtttatgtttttatttcttttaaaatggtgtctttcttttaattttattttttatttgtacatTAAATGATCTATTCCTTCAGTTTCTGTAATAATCGAGGGGTTAgataatcagattttactataaaagcactcgttaATTAAGTTTTACCTTAAACATAACTCATCTATAGCAACTCCAAACTTGTACAAATCATTATTTGGGATGAATTGCTAGACAGAAAAAATCTTCAAGGTTTCGTGTTGTATGTTGTTTTTTTAACACCAACCttaaacaaaacattttttttgctcTTGCAATATATCACATAATGGTGTTGTTGTTTTCACCTCTTGCGAGGTCATTGTTATATTTTGGAATAACCTTCTTATGATGCCAATCAAAGAAAATACTCCATAATTTAATACTTTTCTCGATTGAAATATTGAAAAATGTATTCCTAAAATATGAATTGTTTTGCATGGCGTGGATGAATGTTGATAGCTAATGGTTGATAGGGTTTTTTTGGTAGTTGTagtagtaggggtggcaaaacgggtccggtccgcggggaaagcccgttttgcccgcacttttaTGCGGGGCGGGGTAAGGTTTTAGGTCCGCTCCTTTTAATGTGTCTGCCccgttttttgcgggcttttgcggacATTGGCTTTtttatacaattttactatttttaaaccTAAAAGGTTCGATGTCCGCGGGCTTTCTCCGCCTCGTCCTCATGTTTTTGCGGGGCGgagcaaggttttagacccgcgcAATCAAATATGtccgccccgccccattttttACGGACTTTTATGGGGTGGGATTAAACGGGGcggacatgcccgtttgccaccgcTAAGTAGTAGTAGAAGATCAAGAGAGTTATATGAATTACCATATGAATGTTGATAGCTAATGGGAGGGAAAGGTAGAGTGGTTTTAAgtcaaaaaaattaataagacAAAAGAGTAATGatgtttattttggagaaaaaaatatGTGAGAGAAAGTAAATTATGAGAGAAAAAGTTAGAGAAAGGTAGAGAATTATGAGATCCAAATTCCTATATAGGGAAGTGTATAAGTGTACAAATTAATTGTGTGATAAGTGGTATATAAAGCATAATCTcctttcaaaatataattaaatataagtgAGTGTTATTTATCCAACACAAAATATTAAAGTTACCTagagtaaaatatttttaatatatatatatatatatatatatatatatatatatatatatatatatatatatatatatatatatatatatatatatatatatatatatatatatatatatatatatatatatatatatatatatatatatatatatatatatatatatatatatatatatatatatatatatactatttaattttaatatattgaaCAACATGAATTTTTCAACCCTTAttcaacattttattttaaatatattattcctATCATATTATTGTGTACTCCAAAATTGTTAGAGTATTTTCTAGAAAACATCTTTATAAGGAacattttagttttgttttttcaTCACAACATAAAAGTGTATAAAAGATGTGTAGGAAAAGGTTATATGGTTCTGaaaaaagaaagatgctgaactcAGATGCAGTTTATAAGTGGAAAGATATATAGAAAGCATATATACCAGTTCTCTTTATTCTTCCATCATCATCAACTTCCTCATTTGAGTACTCTTTCATAGACACAACCTTTTCACCCTCCATTTACAcactgattaattaattaattaattaattaattaattaatctcaATACCCTGTCAACAATTATAGCTTCCAATTAGCATCAAAAACAAATTTggaaaatattattttgaagaaaaaaaatgaaatttgatgTCTAACATAGTAACATTCaataaatcataattttttatttttttatttcatttctcttattttaacattcaaacaaaaaatgTCTTTTAATAGCAATACATTAGAATTAAAAGGTATTGCacaatgtaaaatagttttacattgtTATCTAATGAGAATTTATCATTTAGCTATATCATATAACTTATTCAAAAATAATAGTATGACTTGACACTTCacatgattgtgattggttgacagtgtaaactaATTTGCGTATTCCATTTTCTCATAATATTACTTATTCAATTAAACTTTACTCAAACTACTCTAAAATGATTGattcagtttttttttaatattacaaAATAACTAATATTTTAAAATCAACATTAAACTTTTAATTATACTATCTAAGTAATATGATTTACATAACTCTCAAATTAATATCTTTCAatttacatatttataatagaagTGAGAAGACAAATATATgatcaaatacaaaaaaaatacaattatatattttgttagtTTGTGAGAATTTCTTAAAATTAGTTGATTTATATATATTGAAGAAAATAATActgtaataattaattttaaagaaaACTCATAACATGTTCCAAAAACAGTTTccacatttttcaaaaataaaagttATTTATCATGTTACCTGCTCTCCAGTGAGTTTAGCAGTGATTAGCCcttctcttgttcttcttcttgattctatttctcttcctctttctttCAATCTCTTCTATCTCCTCTGAAATGAATTTTGACTTCCACTACTTCATTGTTCAGAAAATGGTTACTTAAGAATTATGTTATGCAAAATTTCAATTTGGCCTTATTTTAAATGTTGACACTCCTAGTCCTATATTAATTTTATTGTTCAGTATGCATGTGTGTATAATTACTACCATACATTAACCATGCATTATTTGAGGGACCATtgcattttgttttgaaaacaacaCCTATCCTATTAAGAGTAAAAAGTCtttgaaaattgaaataatctAACCAAACATAACACAGGCAATGAAATATTTGCATcatcttaattaaaaaattattacaaaataaaagatatttttaaattttcaatacaatattaatttttatactatttaattaatattattctaataactttaaatactttaataaaaatacaattCTATATCTTGTTAGTTTGTGTgaatttgttaattaaattagttGTTTTATATGGGAGAAAATAGTAagacttaatttaaaaaaatatataaaaaaaactcgtAACATACTCCAAAAACGGTATCTACACTTTTCAAAATACAAGTTACCTATTCTCTTCTCTTGTTGTTCTGCTTGATTCTGtttctctttctcttcctttCAATCTCTTCTATCTGCTCTGAAATGAATTTTGATTTCTACTACTCCATTGGTCTAATTCACAAAATGGTTACTTATTCTCATATGATATTATATCATATAAGAATGAAGAATATCATAGAAAATTCCAAATTGCCCCTTCTTCTACATGTTGTTTTACAAGTTGACACAAATGCATCAACACAAATTATGTAAGACACGTGTAACATatttatatgaatatatatatatatatatatatatatatatatatatatatatatatatatatatatatatatatatatatatatatatatatatatatatatatatatatatatatatatatatataatattttcaaaatcttaaaAAAATCATCGAACagaaatattaaaattgtattttaaaatgATATCATCTAATTATTATactttttacttttaaagagattaatTTTGAAATACAATATTGTAATGTAGGGTATGATTGTTTCAAATATGATACGAGCAATATATTGCTTTAAGTTTTTGAAAATTATTCttagatattttttatttttgagaatATTGTTAcacataatttttcatatttatttgtaTGTTTAGAGTGTGAAAATTcaatattctaaaaaaaataaaactaattaactACAACttagtatttatatttctttttctttatctttttttatcattttttaaattaaataaaatttataaagtttttgaaaaatataatttttgacaATATTATTCCTAAAAATTATAATACTGAGAATATATTCCAAAAAATGTTATTTCATTGAAACACCTATAAGAAAAATTGGTGTAAATTAGAAGATCTCACATTTAAATTCAAAGAGTTATAGAGCTCGATAATGTATATAACTGGGTCTTCCaaaatcataacatcaaaaagatttTAGAATAATAGAGACcaacaaaaacactttaaaagaatcaagaattttttaaaaacatttataatcttaaaaatattctaaaaaattgATACTAATGTGATAGTATAATTTTAGTATTTGTTGATGTGAGAGGAATGCACTATGTATGACGTGTGATTATtcatattcatgcattttgtGTTTATATTCTCTAGTAGCTTTATGccaaaaaaagaaaattctaTCATAGCATAAATGcattgttgattatattaatattaataaacttTTACCAAAATGACGTTTGAAATCAACACAGTTAATTTTGATAACTTTTGCTTCATAAGCAAAGACTCAGTTATAGTCTATTAATTATgtcaaaatattttctataatttTCTATAATGTGTTAGTTTTGTTTAATTGGAAAAATAGAAGAGATATTAAAGTGAATCATTATAATAGTGGGGATGTAGTAAGTATATAATGTTCATGTGTTATTCGACAACAACTAATATATAGTGGAGATGTAATAAGAGGATATAATGATCAAGTTGACATTAGAGCTAGTGGAGAAAGAGGATAAAGAATAAAGCAATTGGGAGATATAATAATGTCTTAGTGAGTGCTGCAATTTCAGTGATCAGCAGTACAAGGAAATTATTATTGGCTTGAATGGAACAACAATATATGAAATAATGAAAGCCACAACCTGAAAAATATTGTCAGATATGAAAATCCAATATTCTTACATCTTCAACTACTTTGTGAACTGAAATTGTATTGTGGAGTTTCCTATTGTCAGATTCTAGACACCTCAACTTTCATTTATTAATTTGGTTTACAATATTATTCCAGAACAAATAAACAATGGAGGAGATCCAAAACAagtaaaactaaaaaaacaaatgcAACAAGCATAATCATTGAGAAGAAACAACCTGTTACATCAAGAATGCACGAAAACTTTAGGCTTTGCATCGAATAATCTTCCCCACTTCCAGGAGTCGACTATATATGTCCCCTGATTACTCCAAAATAATGAGGCTGATGATGATAAATCATACAAAAGTTACCTTTAAATTAAGTAGCCATATCGCAAATCTTATAGCTTAAATTTGCTTGGCGTCATCAATCACTGTCTCCTCGAAAATCCCATTGCTTGGTAAACATTATGAAGTGTAGCATTCGCTATATCTTCTGCATTTCTAGCACCTTCTCTTAATACTTTGTCTAAATAACCTGAATCTGACATGAGTTCTTCATACCGAGTCTGTTAAGGAAACGAGGAAAAAACATGAAGTGATAATGCAGACTACAAGCTCACCAAGAAAATATAAGGGGCAAACTGCTCTATTAGTGAGAAAAGATAGTATTACTCTCCTAATACTAAAAAATGAGTTATGCACTAAACTTCTCTTGCAAGATTTCAAGAGCTACTTGAATGTTTTGGTATAAAAGATTACTAGaaatattaattgaaattaataaCCGTATTTCTAATGATTCAATAATATTGCATAATAACATTATATTTTTGGTAATTTTACGTAAAACTTAATTCTCATTGAAACAAATCCAACATAAACCCATTATTTCAAAATTGAACTTTCCGAAAGTAATAAACACTACTTATCCAAATAAACTCATGTAACAAATTTCACACATCAATCTAAAATTATCCCTTCAGAATGGTCTAAAATTATCCCTTCAGAATGGGCTATTAAAAACTATAAGTATCCAAATAAACTTGTGTAATAAGTGCATGATTAAACAGTCATTATTGTTGTGCCAAAAATAATCTTAGCCAAGGTAACATTTAGTATTTCGAACCTGAATGGGTTGCAAATGATCAATCAAGGCATCTGTTAAAAGAGGTTTGAATGTGCCCCAGTTCATGTCTTGGCATTCCTGCACAATTTCCTGTACACAAAAGTgggtataaaataaaatatctctGTAAATGTTAGGAAGTCAGACATCACTGCCTGATTGGGAAATGCTTTGAAGAAATATAACAATAAAGACTAAAGTTTACACCGGGCTTTCCTATGTAGGTTCAATATCCCATTTCATGCCTTTTGACTAGTCATAGTAGAAATAATTACTTCACAAATTAATGTCCAGGAATTCTTACCAACATTGGCTGTAATATGTTGAGGAtgcttaaaaaatattaatctgAATGCCATAATTCGAAAAAGACTAATTCATGATCAAGGattgaaaaacagacaatattcTTGAAGCAAATATGAGATATCTGTTACAATAATAAAGGGCAATAAAGTAGTTAGGATCAGTTAATTAGAACTTCAGAACCACGAAACCAGATTAGTCGATTCACTATGTGGATCGGAACTAGTTGGCTAAacccaaaaaaaatttaaaaaaatagggGTTATTTGTATTTTGTAGTTTTGATAGTTTGTTAGTGAAAGGAGAGATCATTTGCATTTATTGAGAAAGGAAATCCTTGGGGAGAATTATTTTCTTTCAATAATGCATTTTCTTTTGATTGGATCTGTCTTTCTCCCATTTCAATTTCTCTGGTCTCCTAACAAGTTGATCCGACCAGCTGGACCAATTGCTAGGGAAGAAAGAGAGGCCTTTGATTGGAGGGGGCGGGCTGGCTATAACCTCCTTCATAGAAACCCAACATACAAAGACTTAACATGAGATGTCCTCCTAGTCCCAATACATTTATTTGTTGGACATAGAAATTGAAACTTGAAGAGGAAACATAAAAAGAGACCTTGATCTAACATTTTGGTTTCTGATAGAACAATGTGGCTTTAAGCCTTTAATACGTAAGAGACACAAAAGTAAAACTATAAAGTAAAATTTTAACATGGAAAGCATCAAACATGCTTGGTTGAACAAGGAAGATTCCAAAACCAGTTACTGACAACTTAagtaattaaaaatgaaaaggaaatatAATCCATTTCTGACCTCTTTTGTCTTTCCAGAAATGAGCTGATATATGGAAAGAAGATTATTACATTCAGGTCTCTCAGGATTGTCGATTTCCAAGCTGTTAGATTCACCATAGTGCATAAGCAATTATGAACTAACAATCaccaaatttgaaaatatttatagaaaacgagtaaatgaagaaaaaaataggcATTTACAGGAAGCCTCCAAGGACCATGAGCATTATATAACTATATAATATCATTAAAAATGGGATAACAACAATATTAACCTTGGAAATGAATCAGTTTTGCAACGTTTGATCTTGTTTGCTATAAGCTACAAAACAAAATAAGTAAACTCTGAGCAAGAGAAAGGAAAATTAAATCTACAGAGCAAATAGCAAATTTATCCTATAAGAAAAactattaagaaagatcttgagATTAACGAATTGGATAAAAGCATGGTCCCCGGTAGAACATTATGGCGAAAGTTGATCCATATAGCCaaccccacttagtgggataaggcttggttgttgtttgTTTATTGTTGTTTGTATTGATAGGCAATTTAATCATATATCAATATGTAAGTTGcaaaaaaattattcattcaaTATGGGTGATagaatcatatttaatttaaatccacaTAAGTAAATCGTTTCTAGTGAATATGGTTACTTACATCTTTAGAATCAAGAATATTGATTCTGGATTGATCAGAAGGTGCAGACTTTGACATCTATAAAATTGAACCCGTGATACTGTCAGAATAAATTCATACTCAAATCAAAAAATAAAGTTTGCAGTTTCATATATATAAATTCATACTCAAATCAAAAAATAAAGTTTGTTACTATTATCATATAATACTACTTTTTTGTCCCTTATTATAAACTCTGtcatttcatatatattaaaaaaatagacaGCTTATTTAATGTGTATATGCTATGTATATATGTTCTTAAAGTACCCTCTTGTATATAAATGTGTTTAACTCGGACTTTTCATCTCCTAAGACACGACTTGGTAATAATAATTAGAGGTATATttgaataacaataataataaatgtaTAATGTGAAACAAGACTAATGTTTAGAGAAAAAGTCAACTCGGACTTATATTTAGGAACAGGGACAGTATATTCTGCATCTTTTCCTATGCGCACATAAGCGAGGGAAAGTGGAAATATTGGACAAACCTTTGACAGGCCATCAGTTAGGGACATAATTCGGGCTCCAGTTGGAGGTATAAGGGGCTCTGGAACCTAAATGCCATAAAACCCTGTTAGAAAAAAACATGTTTAATGCATTTTAATTCATCAGTTCATTCTAATGGGGTGAAATATAACTTGCCTTAAATAAAGCACCACCTCGCCTGTCATATATGTACAGAATAAAGAATGGTCAAGCCTAATAAATCTTAAAAAGAGAAGCTAAATAGTGGACGGTTATATCTAATCTAAAAATAATTCCTCACCCGCCTAATTTCTTCCACTTTCTTCCTCCATATAAATTATTAACCCGCTCAGCTAAGTGACGGGTCAACTCCAAATGCTGCTTTTGATCTTCACCAACAGGAACAAAATCAGTCTGCAGATGCATGCTGCATTTTTTGTAAGAATTATACTAACCCAaggtaaatataatataatatcatAATGCATTTTAAAAGTTCCAAAAACTAATCAAGCAAGGTTGGTTACATTTAAATTAAGTAACATTATCATATTTACTAGGTTATTCAACTTTCACTATTACTTAATAAATCAGGGGGGAATATAAGATAGaacataaaattttaattataaaattccaTGAGAAAGCGTGTAAAAAACCACCTGATATAGAAGTATATCAGAAGCCATCAGAACAGGATAAGTCAAAAGAGCAACCCCAACTTCATCATCTCCCTAAAATTCAATTCCAAAAGAACAAGTTATATGGATGAATGAATAATACAAGCTGTGAGGAAAAGATAAGAAAAAAACAAGGGTCTGGTTTAGCAAATATACACTGGCTTAAACATAGTACAATCAAATGGAAATATAGTAAATAGACGTTAATAATTTAGAATAGTCTTTCACCGGCAATCAAGGCCTAAACATCTGAACACAAATTGTTTCCTTACTTTAGCTGGAGAGCAATAATGAAAATAGTCAAGAAGTAGCAGTATTGAGAGCTGAAAGCATAAGCAAATCTCAAAAAACAAATGTGGCACGCACTCAAGCTCTTTCCATTCAAAACCAAATCTTTATACTTAATTATGAATAACTTCTTACATTCCCTGTTTAAATTGAATAACTTCTTACATTCCCTGTTTAAATGTGTTAATGCATGTGTCTGCACGCGCCGcgacataattattttatttactgATTGTTTACAAATAAAACAATCTTACTTTAGAAGAAGGAAACTATTGTTGTTGACTAGTTAAAAAGAACgaaagaattatatatatatatatatatatatatatatatatatatatatatatatatatatatatatatatatatatatatatatatatatatatataatgcaaaGCAAACTAGATCCACAAGATagcaaaaataataaataaagtaaaaatggAAATTAGAAATGCATACAGCTATAAACGCACCGCCTTGCGAGACTTCTCTTTAAACTGTATCATTCTGTTCAGCCAGCCGATTGGTGTAATGGAACTTAACAGCCACATCAATTCTACGTGTGCTCGGACATGAGACTGGACAAAAACTGAAGCCTGTTTGCAGAAATGAATGTCATTTATCCTCAATGGACAAAGGTTCAGAGATTTCCACCATAAATATTATTCCTTAAAAAGATCTGAGCAAAAGTTGTAAAGAACCTTTGAAGGATCTATCCCAGATGCCAGGTAAATGGCTGCAGTTGACTTTGTATCCTTAGATAATTGTTGTCTGTCGTGTGGCAATGTAATCTGTGGGAGAAAATCTAAAGGGGTGAGAAATGGGACATTATTACTCAATGTCTATAAAACATGGAAGTTGGGTTTAATAAGTACAATGAAGTGCAAAAGGTTAGCCCAAAAATTCCTATCCAAAAACCAATACGATTAACCGGAGTGTGTTTTAAGGTGTAACTGTG
Encoded proteins:
- the LOC131660086 gene encoding tryptophan--tRNA ligase, chloroplastic/mitochondrial-like, which encodes MGVLSQYAVPSCFIPSLSCAASTLLRSRLRPTIRCCTTLSSTSTDTPTPTSTPIKKRVASGVQPTGSIHLGNYFGAIKNWVALQDEYDTLYFIVDLHAITLPHDRQQLSKDTKSTAAIYLASGIDPSKASVFVQSHVRAHVELMWLLSSITPIGWLNRMIQFKEKSRKAGDDEVGVALLTYPVLMASDILLYQTDFVPVGEDQKQHLELTRHLAERVNNLYGGRKWKKLGGRGGALFKVPEPLIPPTGARIMSLTDGLSKMSKSAPSDQSRINILDSKDLIANKIKRCKTDSFPSLEIDNPERPECNNLLSIYQLISGKTKEEIVQECQDMNWGTFKPLLTDALIDHLQPIQTRYEELMSDSGYLDKVLREGARNAEDIANATLHNVYQAMGFSRRQ